DNA from Kitasatospora herbaricolor:
ACGGCGGCCGCGACTGTGAGGCCGGAGGAGAGGAGTTCGAGGACCAGCCAGCGGCCGATGAAGCCGGTGGCGCCGAGGACGAGGGTGGTGGGGGTTGTGGGCGTGGGGCTGTTGGTGGGGGGCATGTGCGCGAACACCTCTCGGTAGACCGATCTACATAATTTTTGGACGGTCGGAAGGATGGGTGGTGCATGGAAGGGGGAGGTGGGTACTTGCTCCGGCTGTTGACGGGATGACACTCGATCGCGGGTGCGGCGGTGGTCTCCGCGCCCTGGGTAGACCGGTCTACATATTCTCGAGGTGGCCGCGAAGCCGGCCCGCCCGAGTCACCCCGTCCGGCCTCAGGAGGTTGTGAGCAGCAACTGTGTGGCGCGCGCCGCCTGATCCAGCGGAGTGCGGCTGTGTCGTACCCGCGCGAGCAGCAATGCGCCCTCGAACTGGGCGAGCACCGCGCCGGCGGCGACGTCGGCCGCCTCGGGTGTCCGGCCCTCGGCGACCAGTTGCGCGGCCAGTGCCTGCTGCCAGTTGTCGTAGGCCTCGGCGCAGGCCTTCCGGAGCTCCTCGTTCCCGCCCGCAACCTCCAGGGCGACGGTGGCGATCGGGCAGCCCTTGGTGTAGCCGGACCCTTCCATGCGGTCGCCGAAGGCGTCCAGCAGTCGCCGGACGATGACGCCCGCGCTCAGCTTGTCGCGAGTGAAGGAGTCGATCAGTCCGCTGATCTCAAGTCCGGCTTCGGTCAGGGCTGCCCCGACCAGCTGGTCCTTTCCGGCGGGAAAGTGGAAGTAGAGCGAGCCTCGTGGCGCCCCGCTCTCGGCCAGCACCTGGTTGAGGCCGGTGCCGAAGTATCCCTGCGCCTCGATGAGCGCCCGCGTCGCGGCGATCAGCCGAGCGCGTGTCTCCTCGCCTTTTGC
Protein-coding regions in this window:
- a CDS encoding TetR/AcrR family transcriptional regulator, with product MGAKGEETRARLIAATRALIEAQGYFGTGLNQVLAESGAPRGSLYFHFPAGKDQLVGAALTEAGLEISGLIDSFTRDKLSAGVIVRRLLDAFGDRMEGSGYTKGCPIATVALEVAGGNEELRKACAEAYDNWQQALAAQLVAEGRTPEAADVAAGAVLAQFEGALLLARVRHSRTPLDQAARATQLLLTTS